The Pseudomonas sp. KU26590 genomic sequence CCCGGCGCGCCAATCGCCCTTGAGATCGAAGATCAGGTAACTGGCGACGATCTGGCGCACGCGGTTAGATATATAGCCGGTCGCCGCCAATTCCCGCATGCCAGCGTCAATCAACGCCTCTCCGGTTTCACCCCGACACCAGCGCGCAAACCCCTGTGGGTTGTGGCCCGGGTCGCTGCCACCTTTCAGGCCGCTGGCGCGGTACAGCAGGCGGCCGTATTTGAGGTGTAACAAGCGAAAGTAATCACGCCAGAGCAACTCGAAATAGATCCAGTACGTGCTGTCGTTGGCGCTGTGTTCGCCCTCGAAAGCCTTCAGCGCCTGATCAATCTGCGGTGCTGACAGCGAACCGCGTGCAAGCCACGGCGAAAACTTGGTCGAGTCGTCCACCGCGCTTAAGTTGTAGCGGGTGGCTTTATAACTGTTCGCCAGACCCCGGCGGAAATACTGCTGCAGATGCTCAATGGCCGCCTGCTCGCCGCCTTGGAACGTCTGGTTTTGATAAGGAAACGCCGAGCGGGAGTCGAGATGTGGAGGCGTGTGCGGCGTGACCGGCTCGATGCTCACGCCTCGGGGCAGCTCAGGAATTGTCGTTGGCGTCGGTATGACAGCGCGCGCCGCGGTGTGGGCTTTTTCCACAAGACGCCGAAAGGTGCTGAATACGTCGGGAAGCTCCTCGACCGCCATGGGCAATTCATCCAGCGTAAACAGTGTCGACTGCCAGTGATCTTCCACCGTCAGTCCCGCTGCGCGAAGGGCCTTCACCTGAGCTTCTTCTTCCGGCGCTGCGATGCGTTCGCAGACGATCGTATCGATACTCAGATCGTGAGCCAGGGCGACAAGCCGTTCAACCGAATCGCCTTCAATCTGCATCAGCGCGCTGCCTCGTGCGCTCAACTGCCCGGCCAGTGCGCTGGCCGCTGTCTGCTCAAAATACTCGCGGTGGGCGCCAATACGCTCGAATCCCCATGGCGTTGAAGTCGCCACCGGCGCGCAGTAAACCGGTAGCAACGTGTCTGCCTGCTCACACGCGCGAGTAAAAGCAGGGTTGTCGGCAAGCCGAAGGTCCTGACGGAACCAATAGATCAACGTACTCATGTGAAGGTCTCAGTGTCTATGGATCAAGGCCTTGATCAGTGGGTGACAGGACGAGGTCCTTTTTCCGGTCGAGCGAAGAGAAGCTAAACAGGATTGCACTTTTGAGCCATAGTCTTCCTGGTAAATGACTGCAAGGGGTTTAAATGAAAGCGTCGTCGCTGTCTTCGTCGCCACGGTATGTCGCCCTGCTGGGTTATGGGGGGTTGCTGCCGTTCGTGGGGCTGCTGTTGCTGATTTTGTTTTCAGTCGAATACCGCCCTTTCTTGACGCAAGCGCTGGTCGCTTACGGGGCCGTGATCCTGAGCTTTGTGGGCGCGCTGCATTGGGGGTTCGCCATGACCCTGCAAGGCTTGAGTGCCGATCAGTGTCGCGAGCGGTTCATCTGGAGTGTCATCCCGGCGCTGATCGCCTGGCCCGCTCTGTTATTACCGGCACCGCTGGGGCTTTTGCTGTTGATTTTCGGTTTCGTCACGCACTACTGGCAGGACCGGCGTCTGGCGAAAGCCGCGACACTGCCCGCCTGGTATTTGCCGATGCGTCTGCGTTTGACGTTGGTCGCCAGTCTCTGCCTGCTGCTGGGCGCGATCACTGTAGCCATTGGCTCATGAAACCCCCGGTGTCCGGTTCTTCGCCTGTACCGAGCGGTCGCCTTTCAAGACTGATGCGCTTCGGCGGCCTGGCCACGGGCGTTGCGGGTGCGGTGCTGACTGAAGGTGCGCGGCAATGGGCGCAGGGTAAACGACCCTCGCTCAGTGATTTGTTGCTGACGCCAGGCAATGTG encodes the following:
- a CDS encoding DASH family cryptochrome, whose protein sequence is MSTLIYWFRQDLRLADNPAFTRACEQADTLLPVYCAPVATSTPWGFERIGAHREYFEQTAASALAGQLSARGSALMQIEGDSVERLVALAHDLSIDTIVCERIAAPEEEAQVKALRAAGLTVEDHWQSTLFTLDELPMAVEELPDVFSTFRRLVEKAHTAARAVIPTPTTIPELPRGVSIEPVTPHTPPHLDSRSAFPYQNQTFQGGEQAAIEHLQQYFRRGLANSYKATRYNLSAVDDSTKFSPWLARGSLSAPQIDQALKAFEGEHSANDSTYWIYFELLWRDYFRLLHLKYGRLLYRASGLKGGSDPGHNPQGFARWCRGETGEALIDAGMRELAATGYISNRVRQIVASYLIFDLKGDWRAGAAWFEAQLVDYDVYSNQGNWLYIAGYGTDPRGGRRFNTTKQADEHDADGAYRSLWA
- a CDS encoding DUF3429 domain-containing protein, which gives rise to MKASSLSSSPRYVALLGYGGLLPFVGLLLLILFSVEYRPFLTQALVAYGAVILSFVGALHWGFAMTLQGLSADQCRERFIWSVIPALIAWPALLLPAPLGLLLLIFGFVTHYWQDRRLAKAATLPAWYLPMRLRLTLVASLCLLLGAITVAIGS